A stretch of Clostridium sp. BJN0001 DNA encodes these proteins:
- the prfA gene encoding peptide chain release factor 1: MLLDKLAFIENKYEELSVKISDPKVIENQNEWRKLCKEQSDMEVIVNSYRQYKSVINQLEEDKSMLEEESDKEMKDMLNEEISSLNEKQEKLENDIQILLLPKDPNDDKNVFVEIRGGAGGEEAALFAYNLFRMYTRYAESQRWHVEIMSENATDLGGYKEVVFMIKGKGAYSKLKYESGVHRVQRVPDTESSGRIHTSTATVAVLPEVDDVEIEIEDKDVRIDVFRASGHGGQCVNTTDSAVRITHIPTGLVVSCQDEKSQLKNKEKAMKVLKSRLYDKAEQERADGIAEDRRSQVGTGDRSERIRTYNYPQGRVTDHRISLTLYKLDAFLDGDLDEMINALITADQAQKMKQMGNSEE; this comes from the coding sequence ATGTTATTAGATAAATTAGCATTCATAGAAAATAAATATGAAGAATTATCAGTTAAAATAAGTGATCCAAAAGTTATCGAAAATCAAAATGAGTGGAGAAAGCTATGTAAAGAACAATCCGATATGGAAGTAATAGTAAATAGCTACAGACAATATAAGAGTGTAATAAATCAGTTAGAAGAAGATAAATCTATGCTTGAAGAAGAATCAGACAAAGAAATGAAAGATATGCTTAATGAAGAAATATCTTCATTAAATGAAAAACAAGAGAAGCTTGAAAATGATATTCAGATACTTCTTCTTCCTAAAGATCCTAACGATGATAAAAATGTTTTCGTTGAAATAAGAGGAGGAGCAGGAGGAGAAGAAGCTGCTTTATTTGCATACAACTTATTTAGAATGTATACAAGATATGCTGAAAGTCAAAGATGGCATGTTGAAATAATGAGTGAAAATGCGACTGATTTAGGTGGATATAAAGAAGTTGTATTCATGATAAAAGGTAAAGGCGCATATTCAAAGTTAAAATATGAAAGTGGAGTTCATAGAGTACAGAGAGTGCCAGATACAGAATCAAGCGGAAGAATACATACATCTACAGCAACAGTTGCTGTTTTACCAGAAGTTGATGATGTTGAAATTGAAATCGAAGATAAAGATGTAAGAATAGATGTATTTAGAGCTTCAGGACATGGTGGACAGTGCGTAAATACAACAGATTCTGCGGTAAGAATAACTCATATACCAACAGGACTTGTTGTTTCTTGTCAGGATGAAAAATCACAGCTTAAAAATAAAGAAAAAGCAATGAAAGTTTTAAAGTCAAGACTTTATGATAAAGCTGAACAAGAAAGAGCAGATGGAATTGCAGAAGATAGAAGAAGCCAGGTTGGAACAGGAGACAGAAGCGAAAGAATAAGAACATACAATTATCCGCAAGGAAGAGTTACAGATCATAGAATAAGTCTTACATTATATAAACTTGATGCATTTTTAGATGGTGATTTAGATGAAATGATAAATGCATTAATTACAGCTGATCAAGCTCAAAAGATGAAACAGATGGGTAATTCTGAGGAATAG
- a CDS encoding L-threonylcarbamoyladenylate synthase yields the protein MKTKISIVKDPIKDIQKIEEAADIIKNGGIVAFPTETVYGLGADATNSDAVKKIFKAKGRPQDNPLIIHVASKNIERYVKDIPDIAKKLMDKFWPGPLTIILKKKDIIPYETSAKLDTVGVRMPSNEVASKLIELSGTTIAAPSANISGRPSPTDIERCIYDLDGKVDCILGGDICEVGVESTIVDCSVDPAVVLRPGGITLEMLKNIDKRIEIDKAIMQKPKEGLKPKAPGMKYRHYAPKAKVRIISGKREKVIEKINLLTDEYENLGKKVCILTVEENQKFYNNGKIVLLGTNKNLLTVARNLFEDLRKCDDLNADIILSEAFEEKGIGIAIMNRLKKSAGFDIINV from the coding sequence ATGAAAACTAAGATATCAATAGTTAAAGATCCAATTAAAGATATACAAAAAATAGAGGAAGCTGCAGATATTATAAAAAATGGTGGAATAGTAGCTTTTCCTACAGAAACTGTATATGGACTTGGAGCGGATGCGACTAATTCTGATGCAGTAAAGAAAATATTTAAAGCAAAAGGTAGACCTCAGGATAATCCTCTTATTATACATGTAGCTTCAAAAAATATTGAAAGGTATGTTAAGGATATACCTGATATTGCAAAGAAACTTATGGATAAATTTTGGCCAGGACCATTAACTATAATATTAAAGAAAAAAGATATTATTCCATATGAAACAAGTGCAAAATTAGATACAGTAGGTGTAAGAATGCCAAGCAATGAAGTAGCATCTAAGCTTATTGAACTTTCTGGTACTACAATTGCTGCGCCATCAGCTAATATAAGCGGTAGACCAAGTCCAACAGATATTGAGAGATGTATATATGATTTAGACGGAAAAGTTGACTGCATATTAGGTGGGGATATATGTGAAGTTGGAGTTGAATCAACAATAGTAGATTGTAGTGTCGATCCTGCAGTTGTCTTAAGACCAGGTGGAATTACGCTTGAGATGTTAAAGAATATAGATAAAAGAATTGAAATAGATAAAGCTATTATGCAAAAGCCTAAGGAAGGTTTAAAACCTAAGGCACCTGGAATGAAATATAGACATTATGCTCCAAAAGCAAAAGTAAGAATAATTTCAGGCAAAAGAGAGAAAGTAATAGAAAAGATTAATTTATTAACAGATGAATATGAAAACTTAGGAAAAAAAGTATGCATATTAACAGTTGAAGAAAATCAGAAATTCTATAATAATGGGAAAATAGTATTACTTGGAACAAATAAAAATTTATTAACAGTTGCAAGAAATCTATTTGAAGATTTAAGAAAATGCGATGATTTAAATGCTGATATAATACTTTCAGAAGCATTTGAAGAAAAAGGCATTGGAATAGCAATAATGAATAGACTGAAGAAGTCAGCTGGATTTGATATTATAAATGTATAA
- the wecB gene encoding UDP-N-acetylglucosamine 2-epimerase (non-hydrolyzing) produces the protein MSRKKVITIFGTRPEAIKMAPLVKELEKREQIDSKVCVTAQHREMLDQVLDLFHIKPDYDLNIMKKKQSLTGITTRVLEGLEEIFEEEKPDMILVHGDTTTTFAGALAAFYKQIKVGHVEAGLRTFNKYFPYPEEMNRKLTASLADLHFAPTEGAKKNLLREGIDENIIFVTGNTVIDAMEHTVEKDYTFEHDELNKIDYDNKKVIMITAHRRENWGQGIENICKALNKIVEDNKDVELIYLVHLNPVVRDVVYERLGGNDRIHLLPPLDTKETHNLMNKSFMVMTDSGGLQEEAPHLGKPVLVLRGVTERPEAVEAGTVKLVGTDVDKIVEEAEKLINNSKEYEKMSKAVNPYGDGIASKRIADIILNYYNLTDINVKEFNK, from the coding sequence GTGAGTAGGAAAAAAGTAATTACTATATTTGGAACTAGACCTGAAGCTATAAAAATGGCTCCGCTTGTTAAGGAACTTGAAAAAAGAGAACAGATAGATTCAAAAGTATGTGTTACAGCACAGCATAGAGAAATGCTGGATCAAGTACTAGATTTATTTCATATTAAGCCTGATTATGATTTGAACATAATGAAGAAGAAACAATCTTTAACAGGAATTACAACAAGAGTTCTTGAAGGACTTGAAGAAATTTTTGAAGAAGAAAAGCCTGATATGATACTCGTTCATGGAGATACTACAACAACATTTGCAGGAGCACTTGCAGCTTTTTACAAGCAAATTAAAGTAGGCCATGTAGAGGCTGGACTTAGAACATTTAATAAATATTTTCCATATCCTGAAGAAATGAACAGAAAACTTACAGCAAGTTTAGCAGATCTTCATTTTGCACCAACTGAAGGGGCAAAGAAGAATTTGCTAAGAGAAGGAATTGATGAAAATATAATTTTTGTTACAGGAAATACAGTAATTGATGCTATGGAACATACTGTTGAAAAAGATTATACTTTTGAACATGATGAATTAAATAAGATTGATTATGATAATAAAAAGGTTATTATGATTACAGCACATAGAAGAGAAAACTGGGGACAAGGAATTGAAAACATCTGTAAAGCGCTTAACAAAATAGTTGAGGATAACAAAGATGTTGAACTAATATATCTTGTACATTTAAATCCTGTAGTAAGAGATGTTGTATACGAAAGGCTTGGAGGAAATGATAGAATTCATCTTCTTCCTCCACTTGATACAAAGGAGACACATAATCTTATGAATAAGAGCTTTATGGTAATGACAGATTCAGGTGGACTTCAAGAAGAAGCCCCTCATCTTGGAAAACCAGTTCTTGTTTTAAGAGGAGTTACAGAAAGACCTGAAGCAGTAGAAGCTGGAACAGTTAAGCTTGTAGGTACAGATGTTGATAAGATAGTAGAAGAAGCAGAAAAACTTATTAATAATAGCAAAGAATATGAAAAAATGAGTAAAGCTGTAAATCCATATGGAGATGGAATTGCATCAAAGAGAATTGCAGATATAATATTAAATTATTATAATTTAACTGATATTAATGTTAAAGAATTTAATAAATAA
- the prmC gene encoding peptide chain release factor N(5)-glutamine methyltransferase — MKKYNVGGQAVIEGVMMRGLKGVAVAVRDSDGIIHTRLENKEPISKKYKILNLPILRGFIALIDSLKTGMDSLNYSSSFFSDDEEKSKFDKWLNDKFGKHTESIITGFTMILSFLIAILLFAFIPTAIASFFKSLVSSYIALNLIEAFFRIAILILYMVFISKMSDIFRLLQYHGAEHKTIFCYEKELPLTVENVKIQKRFHPRCGTNFLFLVMFVSIIIFTFTGWGSIIERMILRIVLIPLITGISYEIIRWLGKNDNTLSKIIASPGLKLQILTTREPDDSQIEVAIESLKTAEGIKDETIGDLLKRGNLILEKKDIDTSKLDSELLLGNVLNKERVFLITHKEEKVTDEQSKKYYDLINLRSKKMPVKYILKKCDFMGIDFYIEEGVLIPRSDTEILVDRVLKNIKEEDKKSVCDLCCGSGAIGIALAYYRKNINVDFVDYYHIPEKVTKINIKNYNLEDRTNFIRSNLLDKLIDSEKKYDIIVSNPPYIEKDEINNLMDDVKKYEPLTALDGGTDGLKFYREISKQSINILNFSGILAFEIGYNQGENVKNIMEHSGYKNIKIIKDLAGLDRVVIGEKID, encoded by the coding sequence ATGAAAAAATATAATGTGGGAGGTCAAGCTGTAATAGAAGGCGTTATGATGCGTGGCTTAAAAGGTGTAGCAGTAGCTGTACGAGATTCTGATGGGATTATTCATACGAGGCTTGAAAATAAAGAGCCTATTTCTAAAAAATATAAAATACTAAATCTTCCAATACTAAGAGGTTTTATTGCATTAATTGATTCGTTAAAAACAGGAATGGATTCACTTAATTATTCTTCCTCTTTTTTTAGTGATGATGAAGAAAAAAGCAAATTTGATAAATGGCTTAATGATAAGTTTGGAAAACATACTGAAAGTATAATAACAGGTTTTACTATGATATTATCATTTTTAATTGCAATCCTTCTTTTTGCATTTATTCCAACAGCAATAGCATCATTTTTTAAAAGTTTAGTAAGCTCATATATTGCATTAAATCTTATAGAAGCATTTTTTAGAATAGCTATTTTAATTTTATATATGGTTTTTATAAGTAAAATGAGTGATATATTCAGACTTCTTCAATATCATGGCGCAGAACATAAAACTATATTCTGCTATGAAAAGGAACTTCCACTTACGGTTGAAAATGTAAAAATTCAGAAACGATTTCATCCAAGATGTGGTACAAACTTTTTATTCTTAGTTATGTTTGTAAGTATAATTATTTTTACATTTACAGGATGGGGAAGTATTATAGAAAGAATGATACTAAGGATTGTTCTTATTCCTCTTATTACAGGGATAAGTTATGAAATAATAAGATGGCTTGGGAAAAATGATAACACTTTATCTAAAATTATAGCTTCTCCTGGTCTTAAACTCCAGATACTTACAACAAGAGAACCTGATGATAGTCAAATTGAAGTCGCAATAGAATCTTTAAAAACTGCAGAAGGCATAAAAGATGAAACTATAGGAGATCTTCTTAAAAGAGGAAATTTAATTCTTGAAAAAAAAGATATAGATACATCAAAACTTGATTCAGAGCTTCTTCTTGGAAATGTATTAAATAAGGAAAGAGTTTTTTTAATTACACATAAAGAAGAAAAGGTAACAGACGAGCAAAGTAAAAAATATTATGACCTTATTAATCTTAGAAGCAAGAAGATGCCAGTAAAATATATATTAAAAAAGTGTGATTTTATGGGTATAGATTTCTATATAGAAGAAGGCGTACTTATTCCAAGAAGTGATACAGAGATTTTAGTTGATAGAGTTTTAAAAAATATTAAAGAAGAAGACAAAAAAAGCGTATGTGATTTATGTTGCGGAAGTGGGGCTATAGGAATAGCACTTGCATATTATAGGAAGAATATAAATGTAGATTTTGTAGATTATTATCATATACCAGAAAAAGTAACGAAAATTAATATAAAAAATTATAATCTTGAAGACAGAACTAATTTTATTAGAAGTAACTTGCTAGATAAATTAATAGATTCTGAAAAGAAATATGATATCATAGTTTCTAATCCGCCATATATAGAAAAAGATGAAATAAATAATCTTATGGATGATGTTAAAAAATATGAACCACTTACTGCACTCGATGGAGGCACTGATGGATTAAAGTTTTATAGAGAAATATCAAAACAAAGTATTAATATATTAAATTTTTCAGGAATCCTTGCATTTGAGATTGGGTATAATCAAGGAGAAAACGTAAAAAATATAATGGAACATAGCGGATATAAGAATATAAAAATAATTAAAGATTTAGCAGGACTTGATAGAGTAGTTATAGGCGAAAAGATTGATTAA
- the rpmE gene encoding 50S ribosomal protein L31 codes for MRKGIHPEYHHDAVVKCACGNTFTTGSVKSELKVEICSKCHPFFTGKQKIMDVGGRVDKFNKRFKLSQEK; via the coding sequence ATGAGAAAAGGCATACATCCAGAATACCACCATGATGCTGTGGTTAAGTGTGCATGTGGAAACACTTTCACTACTGGTTCTGTTAAATCTGAACTTAAAGTTGAAATATGCTCTAAATGCCACCCATTCTTCACTGGAAAACAAAAGATTATGGACGTTGGCGGAAGAGTTGATAAGTTCAACAAGAGATTTAAGCTTAGCCAAGAAAAATAA
- a CDS encoding deaminase produces the protein MNRRDKNNYYLDIAQTVSERGTCLRRNYGSIIVKNDEIISTGYTGAPRGRKNCIDLNKCVREKLNVKRGTHYELCRSVHSEANAIISASRKDMIGSTLYLVGRDAKTKEYVKDANSCSMCKRLIINAGIKNVIIRDTYNEYREIFVQKWISDDDSLNIDGEYGY, from the coding sequence GTGAATAGAAGAGATAAAAATAATTATTATTTAGATATTGCACAAACAGTTTCAGAAAGAGGTACTTGTCTTAGAAGAAATTATGGTTCGATTATAGTAAAAAATGATGAGATAATTTCAACTGGATATACAGGTGCGCCTAGAGGAAGAAAGAATTGCATAGATTTAAATAAATGTGTAAGAGAAAAGCTTAATGTAAAAAGAGGAACACATTATGAATTATGTAGAAGTGTGCATAGTGAAGCAAATGCAATAATAAGTGCATCAAGAAAAGATATGATAGGATCAACTCTTTATTTAGTAGGTAGAGATGCTAAAACAAAAGAGTATGTAAAAGATGCAAATTCGTGTTCAATGTGCAAAAGGCTAATCATAAATGCAGGAATAAAAAATGTAATAATAAGAGATACATATAATGAATATAGAGAAATCTTTGTTCAAAAATGGATATCTGATGATGATTCATTAAATATTGATGGAGAATATGGATATTAA
- the rho gene encoding transcription termination factor Rho gives MTQEQYEKMSLVELKTLAKELGIKSISKYKKSELIEKIKDTKNTADSKKDEDKLVEKIQPKKHENNSKKEQLKEMIHDSGSAKGILEIMENNSFGFLRCKNYLTSSEDIYISPSQIRRFNLRTGDEIIGKVRDAKDSEKFRALLYVEKVNGENPEKAIGRKSFETLTPIYPKERLKLETRRNCDLSSRLMDVICPIGKGQRGIIVAPPKAGKTTLLKKIAQNISQNYSDIQLIVLLIDERPEEVTDMKRSINGDVVYSTFDEEPQNHAKVAQMVLERAKRMVEQGKDVVILMDSLTRLSRAYNLTINPTGRTLSGGLDPGALIMPKKFFGAARNIEEGGSLTILATALIETGSRMDDMIFEEFKGTGNMEVHLDRKLQERRIFPAIDIYKSGTRKENLLLSKEELEAVFLIRRLMYKEGNTDTVTENLISMLSKTKDNNEFLNLYLKTNRK, from the coding sequence TTGACACAAGAGCAATATGAAAAAATGTCACTTGTAGAGCTAAAGACGCTAGCTAAAGAGCTAGGAATAAAGAGCATATCAAAATATAAAAAAAGTGAATTAATAGAAAAAATAAAAGATACAAAAAATACAGCTGATTCTAAAAAAGATGAAGATAAATTAGTTGAAAAAATACAGCCTAAAAAGCATGAAAATAATTCTAAAAAAGAACAGCTTAAAGAAATGATACATGATTCAGGTAGTGCGAAAGGTATACTTGAAATAATGGAGAATAATAGTTTTGGATTTTTAAGATGTAAAAATTATTTAACAAGCAGTGAAGATATATATATATCACCATCTCAGATAAGAAGATTTAATTTAAGAACAGGTGATGAGATAATAGGAAAAGTAAGAGATGCAAAGGACAGCGAAAAGTTTAGAGCTCTTTTATATGTTGAAAAGGTTAATGGAGAGAATCCAGAAAAAGCGATAGGAAGAAAATCGTTTGAAACATTAACTCCTATATATCCAAAAGAAAGATTAAAACTTGAAACAAGAAGAAACTGTGATTTATCATCAAGACTTATGGATGTAATATGTCCAATAGGTAAAGGACAGAGAGGAATAATAGTAGCTCCTCCTAAAGCTGGAAAAACTACTCTTTTAAAAAAAATAGCTCAAAATATTTCTCAAAATTATAGTGATATTCAGCTTATTGTACTTCTTATTGATGAAAGACCAGAAGAAGTTACAGATATGAAAAGATCTATTAATGGAGATGTAGTTTATTCAACATTTGATGAAGAACCTCAGAATCATGCAAAAGTAGCTCAGATGGTTTTAGAGAGAGCAAAGAGAATGGTAGAACAAGGTAAAGATGTTGTTATACTTATGGATAGTTTAACAAGACTTTCTAGAGCATATAATCTTACAATAAATCCGACTGGAAGAACTCTTTCTGGAGGTCTTGATCCGGGTGCACTTATAATGCCAAAGAAATTTTTTGGAGCTGCAAGAAATATAGAAGAAGGTGGAAGCCTTACAATACTTGCTACAGCACTTATAGAAACAGGTTCAAGAATGGATGATATGATATTTGAAGAATTTAAAGGTACTGGTAATATGGAAGTTCATTTGGATAGAAAACTTCAGGAAAGAAGAATTTTCCCTGCAATAGATATTTATAAATCTGGTACAAGAAAAGAAAATCTTCTTTTATCAAAAGAAGAACTTGAAGCTGTATTCTTAATAAGAAGACTTATGTACAAAGAAGGAAATACAGATACGGTAACAGAAAATCTTATAAGTATGCTTTCTAAGACAAAAGATAATAATGAATTTTTAAATTTATATTTAAAAACAAATAGAAAATAA
- a CDS encoding glycosyltransferase codes for MKRILILTTSTGQGHNIAAASIENSFKNAGYEVIKHDFLKGNSKFLNDSFVEGYKILATKFPKLYGLLYDFTDSTYINKFLKIPFFITKLKVKKKIKKIKPDLIIATHSISVNVIEDLKKNGLNIPYILVVTDFKAHYLYISNYVDAYITGSEYTKKTLIDRNIPESKIYPIGIPINKKFYTFTKKEDLVDKDNYFNILLMSGSFGLNDTSYVLKTLIKNNHKLRIIVVCGKNETLKNSLTEFIKRSEYTDKKIHILGFSTDIPYIMEYSDIIISKPGGLTVTESIVKNLPLIIPFSIPGQEKENIDFLVNSGCALCPSTYDEINILVDNLIDNKDSFLSIKERLKSLSSTYSLSKIVSIGKNLIENFNNKK; via the coding sequence ATGAAAAGAATACTTATTTTAACTACATCAACAGGGCAAGGACATAATATTGCTGCAGCATCAATAGAAAATTCCTTCAAAAATGCAGGATATGAAGTTATAAAACATGATTTTTTAAAAGGAAATAGTAAATTCTTAAATGATTCATTTGTTGAAGGATATAAAATTCTTGCTACAAAATTTCCTAAACTTTATGGCTTACTCTATGATTTTACAGACAGCACTTATATTAATAAATTTTTAAAAATACCATTTTTCATAACAAAATTAAAAGTAAAGAAAAAGATAAAAAAAATAAAACCGGATCTTATAATTGCAACTCACTCAATAAGTGTAAATGTAATTGAGGATTTGAAAAAGAATGGACTTAATATACCTTATATACTTGTAGTTACAGATTTTAAAGCACATTATCTATATATTAGTAATTATGTAGATGCATATATAACAGGAAGTGAATATACAAAAAAAACATTAATAGACAGAAATATTCCAGAGAGTAAAATCTATCCTATAGGTATTCCTATAAATAAGAAATTTTATACTTTTACAAAAAAAGAAGATTTGGTTGATAAAGATAATTATTTTAATATTCTTTTAATGAGTGGTAGCTTTGGTCTTAACGATACATCGTATGTTCTTAAAACTTTAATAAAAAATAATCACAAATTAAGAATTATAGTAGTATGTGGAAAAAATGAAACATTAAAAAATTCATTAACAGAATTTATTAAAAGATCAGAATATACAGATAAAAAAATCCATATACTTGGTTTTTCAACTGATATACCTTATATTATGGAATATTCAGATATTATAATATCAAAACCAGGAGGACTTACAGTAACTGAATCTATTGTTAAGAATCTTCCTCTTATAATTCCATTCTCTATACCTGGACAAGAAAAGGAAAACATCGATTTTCTTGTAAACTCAGGGTGTGCATTATGTCCTAGTACATATGATGAAATTAATATATTAGTAGATAATCTTATAGACAATAAAGATTCTTTTTTATCGATAAAAGAGCGTTTGAAATCTTTATCTAGTACCTATTCATTATCTAAAATAGTTTCTATAGGGAAAAATTTAATTGAAAATTTTAATAATAAAAAATAA
- the rpiB gene encoding ribose 5-phosphate isomerase B has product MKIAIGCDHGGFNLKQEIIKYLESENYEVKDFGTNSTESCDYPDYALPVAESVSKGEYEFGILICGTGIGVGISANKVPGIRAALCSDTFSAHATREHNNANILTMGERVVGPGLALDIVKTFLSSEFQGGRHTRRIDKITEIEKKYSK; this is encoded by the coding sequence ATGAAAATTGCAATTGGCTGTGATCATGGCGGCTTTAATTTGAAACAGGAGATTATAAAATACTTAGAAAGTGAAAATTATGAAGTAAAGGATTTTGGAACAAATTCAACAGAATCATGTGATTATCCTGATTATGCACTTCCTGTTGCAGAGAGCGTTTCTAAAGGTGAATATGAATTTGGAATTTTAATATGTGGAACTGGAATAGGTGTAGGAATATCTGCAAACAAAGTTCCAGGAATAAGAGCTGCATTATGTTCTGATACATTTAGCGCTCATGCAACAAGAGAACATAATAATGCTAATATCCTTACAATGGGAGAAAGAGTTGTAGGACCTGGACTTGCACTTGATATAGTAAAAACATTCTTATCATCTGAATTTCAGGGTGGAAGACATACAAGAAGAATTGATAAAATAACAGAAATAGAAAAAAAGTATTCAAAATAA
- the upp gene encoding uracil phosphoribosyltransferase: MQTNVTEIVHPLILHKLAIIRDEKTGSKEFRKLVEEISMLMAYEVTRDLPTEEVDVKTPICKTKCKMLAGKKLAVVPILRAGLGMVDGVLNLIPAARVGHIGLYRDEKTLKPVEYFCKLPKDIEEREVLVVDPMLATGGSSIDAITMLKNKGAKNLKLMCLVGAPKGIEAVVKAHPDVQIYLAAIDEKLNEDGYIVPGLGDAGDRLFGTK, translated from the coding sequence ATGCAGACAAATGTTACAGAAATAGTTCATCCACTAATATTACATAAACTTGCAATTATAAGAGATGAAAAAACAGGTTCTAAAGAATTTAGAAAATTAGTTGAGGAAATTTCTATGCTTATGGCATATGAAGTAACAAGAGATCTTCCAACAGAAGAAGTAGATGTTAAGACTCCTATATGCAAAACAAAATGTAAAATGCTTGCTGGAAAGAAATTAGCAGTTGTTCCAATATTAAGAGCTGGACTTGGAATGGTTGATGGAGTTTTAAATTTAATACCAGCTGCAAGAGTAGGACATATAGGACTTTATAGAGATGAAAAGACTCTTAAGCCAGTAGAATATTTTTGCAAGCTTCCAAAAGACATAGAAGAAAGAGAAGTTCTTGTTGTTGACCCAATGCTTGCAACAGGTGGATCTTCAATAGATGCGATTACAATGCTTAAAAATAAAGGAGCAAAAAATCTTAAATTAATGTGTCTTGTTGGAGCTCCAAAGGGAATAGAAGCAGTAGTAAAAGCACATCCTGATGTTCAAATTTATTTAGCTGCAATTGATGAAAAACTAAATGAAGATGGATATATAGTACCAGGACTTGGAGATGCAGGAGACAGATTATTTGGAACAAAGTAG